Proteins from a single region of Deinococcus malanensis:
- the trpC gene encoding indole-3-glycerol phosphate synthase TrpC translates to MTRPPPESSLPLLNLSAVPGVLGRIVTERAADYDGADPALGPARPAARRFEGALRGAGLSLIAEIKRASPSQGAIAPLDPVEAAQAYQQGGAAALSVLTEPRHFDGHPDFLRAVVGAVSLPALRKDFVVHPAMLREAADWGASAALLMVSVLREATAAYLEMAHHLGLDALVEVHSDSELDVALQAGARIIGVNNRDLTTLDIDLEVSPRLIRRAREAGFDGVLVAESGYRTPAELAQVRGLADAVLVGSSLAGSADLAQATRDLLRE, encoded by the coding sequence ATGACCCGCCCGCCACCCGAGTCCAGCCTGCCTCTCCTGAACTTAAGCGCCGTTCCGGGTGTACTGGGGCGCATCGTGACAGAGCGTGCCGCCGACTATGACGGCGCCGACCCTGCGCTGGGTCCGGCACGTCCGGCGGCGCGGCGATTCGAGGGTGCGCTGAGGGGAGCAGGCCTGAGCCTGATTGCCGAGATCAAACGTGCCAGTCCCAGCCAGGGCGCCATTGCGCCGCTTGACCCGGTGGAGGCTGCCCAGGCCTACCAGCAGGGGGGCGCCGCAGCCCTGAGTGTCCTGACCGAGCCACGGCATTTTGACGGGCATCCTGACTTTCTGCGGGCGGTGGTGGGCGCTGTGAGCCTGCCTGCGCTGCGCAAGGACTTCGTGGTGCATCCGGCGATGCTGCGTGAGGCGGCGGACTGGGGCGCCTCAGCCGCGCTGCTGATGGTCAGTGTGCTGCGTGAGGCGACAGCGGCCTACCTGGAGATGGCCCATCACCTGGGGCTGGACGCGCTGGTTGAGGTGCACAGCGACTCGGAACTGGACGTGGCCCTGCAGGCCGGAGCGCGCATTATTGGCGTGAACAACCGCGACCTGACCACGCTGGACATTGATCTGGAGGTCAGTCCGCGCCTGATTCGCCGCGCCCGTGAGGCCGGCTTTGACGGTGTCCTGGTGGCTGAGAGCGGGTACCGCACACCTGCCGAACTGGCCCAGGTCCGCGGTCTGGCCGACGCGGTGCTGGTCGGCAGCAGTCTGGCCGGCAGTGCGGATCTGGCTCAGGCCACCCGGGACCTGCTGCGCGAGTGA
- the purM gene encoding phosphoribosylformylglycinamidine cyclo-ligase, which translates to MKDSNTEAAAPEGASAYERAGVSIDAGHRAVELMKGAVARTHGPEVLGGIGGFGGLFRAAFGNLTDPVLVASTDGVGTKTKVAVRVGRYGGLGADIVNHCVNDILVQGARPLFFLDYVAMGRLKPEAVAEVVTGAAQACEALGVALLGGETAEMPGVYVEGELDIVGTIVGVVDRPRLVDGRRIEAGDCVVALPSSGLHTNGFSLARMALDGLNWDEGRDDLGGQSLAEVLPVPHRSYLQAHAALEAAGADIRGMAHITGGGLVDNPPRVFPAGIGMRVDTSSWTVPPLFELIVREAQVERLEAFRALNMGVGFLIIVPAAQREQALQVLAAAGEQPWVIGEMVAGQGVTFAAGVTGDGVNA; encoded by the coding sequence ATGAAGGACAGCAACACCGAGGCCGCAGCACCCGAGGGGGCGTCCGCCTACGAACGTGCGGGGGTCAGCATCGACGCCGGACACCGCGCCGTGGAACTTATGAAAGGCGCCGTGGCGCGCACGCACGGCCCTGAGGTGCTGGGGGGCATCGGCGGCTTCGGCGGTCTGTTTCGGGCCGCCTTCGGTAACCTGACTGACCCGGTCCTGGTGGCCAGTACCGACGGCGTGGGAACCAAGACCAAGGTGGCGGTGCGTGTCGGGCGGTACGGCGGCCTGGGCGCCGACATCGTCAACCACTGCGTCAACGACATCCTGGTGCAGGGTGCCCGGCCCCTGTTTTTCCTGGATTACGTGGCCATGGGCCGCCTCAAGCCCGAGGCCGTGGCCGAGGTCGTCACCGGCGCGGCCCAGGCGTGCGAGGCCCTGGGAGTAGCGCTGCTGGGCGGCGAGACCGCCGAGATGCCCGGCGTGTACGTCGAGGGTGAGCTGGATATCGTGGGCACCATCGTCGGCGTGGTGGACCGGCCCCGGCTGGTCGATGGCAGACGAATTGAGGCCGGTGACTGCGTGGTGGCGCTGCCCAGCTCGGGACTGCATACCAATGGGTTTTCGCTGGCACGGATGGCGCTTGACGGCCTGAACTGGGATGAGGGCCGTGACGACCTGGGCGGTCAGTCTCTGGCCGAGGTGCTGCCGGTGCCGCACCGCAGCTATCTTCAGGCTCACGCGGCCCTGGAAGCGGCCGGGGCGGACATCCGTGGGATGGCCCACATCACGGGTGGTGGCCTGGTGGACAACCCGCCGCGCGTGTTTCCTGCCGGCATCGGCATGCGGGTGGACACATCCTCCTGGACGGTGCCGCCCCTGTTTGAACTGATTGTTCGGGAGGCGCAGGTCGAGCGTCTGGAAGCCTTCCGTGCCCTGAACATGGGCGTGGGCTTCCTGATTATCGTGCCGGCGGCGCAGCGGGAGCAGGCT
- the recF gene encoding DNA replication/repair protein RecF (All proteins in this family for which functions are known are DNA-binding proteins that assist the filamentation of RecA onto DNA for the initiation of recombination or recombinational repair.), whose translation MQGVQLESLSTLNYRNLAPCTLSFPAGVTGVFGENGAGKTNLLEAAYLALTGLTDVTRLEQLVQSGEGEAYVRADLESGGSLSIQEVGLGRGRRQLKVDGVRVRAGDLPRGSAVWIRPEDSELVFGSPSGRRSFLDALLSRLSARYAQQLARYDRTVSQRNAALRSGEEWAMHVWDDALVKLGSDIMLFRRRALTRLSELAAEANEALGSRKPLRLGLSESTTPETYAHDLRSRRTEELARGSTVTGPHRDDLTLTLGDFPATEYASRGEGRTIALALRRAELELLAERFGEKPVLLIDDFSAELDPTRRAFLLDLAASVPQAIVTGTEQAPGAVLTLRAHAGRFTPEPEPVPAQVAVGEVGA comes from the coding sequence ATGCAGGGCGTGCAACTGGAGTCGCTGTCCACCCTGAACTACCGGAATCTCGCGCCCTGTACGCTGAGCTTCCCGGCCGGTGTGACGGGCGTCTTCGGCGAGAACGGCGCCGGAAAGACCAACCTGCTGGAAGCGGCCTATCTGGCCCTGACCGGCCTGACCGACGTGACCCGCCTGGAGCAGCTGGTACAGTCCGGCGAGGGCGAGGCTTACGTACGCGCCGACCTGGAGTCCGGAGGAAGCCTCAGCATTCAGGAGGTGGGTCTGGGACGCGGGCGCCGCCAGCTCAAGGTAGACGGCGTGCGGGTCCGTGCCGGGGACCTGCCCAGAGGCAGCGCGGTGTGGATCCGCCCCGAGGACAGCGAACTGGTATTTGGTTCGCCGTCGGGCCGGCGCAGCTTTCTCGACGCCCTGCTGTCGCGCCTGAGCGCCCGTTACGCGCAGCAGCTGGCCCGCTATGACCGCACCGTATCGCAGCGCAATGCGGCGCTGCGCAGCGGCGAGGAATGGGCCATGCACGTCTGGGACGACGCCCTGGTCAAGCTGGGCAGCGACATCATGCTGTTCAGGCGCCGGGCCCTGACCCGCCTGTCGGAACTGGCGGCCGAGGCCAACGAGGCGCTGGGCAGCCGCAAGCCGCTGCGGCTGGGCCTGTCCGAGTCCACCACGCCTGAAACCTACGCCCACGACCTGCGCAGCCGCCGTACAGAGGAACTGGCCCGCGGCTCCACCGTGACCGGCCCGCACCGTGACGACCTGACCCTGACCCTGGGAGATTTCCCGGCCACCGAATACGCCAGCCGTGGCGAGGGCCGCACCATCGCTCTGGCCCTGCGCCGCGCCGAACTGGAGCTGCTGGCCGAGCGCTTCGGTGAAAAGCCCGTGCTGCTGATCGACGATTTCAGCGCGGAGCTTGATCCCACCCGCCGGGCCTTTCTTCTGGACCTGGCGGCCAGCGTGCCGCAGGCAATCGTCACCGGTACGGAGCAGGCGCCCGGCGCCGTGCTGACGCTCCGTGCCCATGCCGGACGGTTCACGCCGGAACCCGAACCGGTCCCGGCCCAGGTTGCCGTGGGCGAGGTGGGTGCATGA
- a CDS encoding DciA family protein has translation MSGHKPRGRRMGGPRGLGELMGATLGSAKLSRGVQKAQAILAWPQAVGPQVARITRPRTQQGRVLFVEVRDSATAHHLTMQRHHFLKALNALLPDAPIEEIRFSVGTIRTPLDAPRAAPLPAPDRRRAREMARAVTDPELQSVALRAAEAVTRARRWREEQGWRPCPVCAEPSSEQPCRACTLTLEDPNVKRAARALLRNPEQLADLPAVLGDSGTNAARYVALGLLTEQMDLLALECVRSGQETGYREFLAQQAAAFLALTFRKPRLAVGRADRAALPERVRQVLSAGRE, from the coding sequence ATGAGCGGCCACAAACCGCGCGGCCGGCGCATGGGGGGACCCCGTGGCCTGGGAGAGCTGATGGGCGCCACTCTGGGCAGCGCCAAACTCTCGCGCGGTGTCCAGAAGGCGCAGGCGATCCTGGCGTGGCCGCAGGCCGTCGGCCCACAGGTCGCCCGGATCACGCGCCCGCGTACCCAGCAGGGCCGGGTCCTGTTCGTCGAGGTGCGCGACAGTGCCACCGCCCACCACCTGACCATGCAGCGGCACCACTTTCTCAAGGCACTGAATGCCCTGCTGCCAGACGCGCCTATCGAGGAAATCCGCTTCAGTGTAGGGACCATCCGCACGCCGCTGGACGCACCCCGCGCTGCGCCTTTGCCCGCACCCGACCGCCGCCGGGCCCGGGAAATGGCCCGGGCCGTTACTGACCCGGAGCTGCAATCCGTGGCTCTGCGCGCCGCTGAAGCCGTGACCCGGGCCCGCCGCTGGCGCGAGGAGCAGGGCTGGCGGCCCTGCCCGGTGTGCGCCGAGCCCAGCAGCGAGCAGCCCTGCCGCGCCTGCACCCTGACCCTGGAAGACCCGAATGTCAAACGTGCGGCGCGCGCGCTCCTGCGCAACCCCGAACAGCTGGCCGACCTGCCAGCCGTACTGGGAGACAGCGGCACCAATGCGGCGCGGTATGTGGCGCTGGGTCTGCTGACTGAACAGATGGACCTGCTGGCCCTAGAATGCGTGCGCAGCGGCCAGGAGACCGGCTACCGGGAATTCCTGGCGCAGCAGGCTGCGGCATTCCTGGCCCTCACGTTCCGCAAGCCCCGCCTGGCGGTGGGCCGCGCCGACCGCGCCGCACTGCCGGAAAGGGTACGGCAGGTCCTGAGCGCCGGGCGGGAATAG
- a CDS encoding TVP38/TMEM64 family protein, which yields MTVVRSTPPRYLRWLILAGVPAVLLGLGLIPDVRIFLTQGYAALTSTDPAVTQAFVEGLGWAGPLALIAGFVLQAVLPVLPALIMTAVTARAYGPVEGFFIVYVGTLLGAVAGYWLGRSVGNSLVRVLLGETTRRKAYEFAERYGVQGVLMVRLMPILSADAMNLVAGAARMPFRPFMLATAAGTVPVTVLVVWLSGSGQRLLWGLGGLSVLVALVAGGRWWLARRAAAP from the coding sequence GTGACCGTCGTCCGTTCTACTCCGCCCCGCTACCTGCGCTGGCTGATCCTGGCTGGTGTTCCAGCTGTGCTGCTGGGCCTGGGCCTGATCCCGGACGTGCGCATCTTCCTGACCCAGGGCTACGCCGCCCTCACTTCCACCGATCCGGCCGTGACCCAGGCGTTTGTAGAGGGGCTGGGCTGGGCCGGCCCGCTGGCCTTGATTGCCGGCTTCGTTCTGCAGGCGGTGCTGCCCGTGTTGCCGGCGCTGATCATGACTGCCGTGACCGCCCGCGCCTATGGCCCTGTCGAAGGGTTTTTTATCGTGTATGTCGGCACGCTGCTGGGAGCCGTGGCCGGTTACTGGCTGGGCCGCTCGGTGGGCAATTCGCTGGTACGGGTGCTGCTGGGGGAGACCACGCGGCGCAAGGCCTACGAGTTTGCCGAGCGCTACGGAGTGCAGGGCGTCCTGATGGTCCGCCTGATGCCAATCCTGAGCGCCGATGCCATGAATCTGGTGGCCGGCGCCGCCCGGATGCCGTTCCGTCCGTTCATGCTGGCCACTGCGGCGGGCACCGTGCCGGTCACGGTGCTGGTCGTGTGGCTCTCGGGTTCGGGGCAGCGGCTGCTGTGGGGGCTGGGAGGGCTTTCGGTGCTGGTGGCGCTGGTGGCCGGAGGGCGCTGGTGGCTGGCACGCCGGGCGGCAGCCCCCTGA
- the leuS gene encoding leucine--tRNA ligase has product MTQTNDQSMPIQIQEPRAERYNPHAIEQKWQDQWDQSGIYTFREDAPGEKHYALTMFPYPSGNLHIGHWYANVAPDARARWMRMRGYNVLFPMGFDAFGLPAENAAIKNNLDPAKWTYSNIEHMTGQFRRMGTMIDWSRKFATCDPEYYRWNQWFFTEFFKRGLAYKKDGLVNWCPKDQTVLANEQVVNGHCERCGTAVERRNLSQWYLKITDYADELLDFGSADMPERVRLMQTNWIGKSVGAEVTFETPVGPETVFTTRPDTLMGATFLVLAPEHAKVRELTTDEQRAEVEAYVEAAGRKTDVERQQDSGEKTGVFTGSFATHPITGHQLPIWVADYVLVTYGTGSIMAVPAHDERDFAFARKFGLEIREVIRAEGAEAMDPHTAETSYSGEGLIVNSGEFDGMPGGKASIATVVAKLEARGVARARTTYRLRDWLVSRQRYWGTPIPIVYCAEHGAQPVPADQLPVRLPDSVEFTPTGQSPLKLNRDWVQTTCPVCGGPAERDTDTMDTFVDSSWYMYRYLSPHAGDRPFDPTHAHLLPVDLYTGGIEHAILHLLYSRFWTKVMRDMGLTTQSEPFARLRNQGMILGEDNEKMSKSRGNVVDPDDLVREYGADTVRTFLMFIAPWELGGPWDSQGINGPAKWLSRVWNLYFEEKSSGPEENITEADLRHAVHSALAKVNGDFERMSFNTIIATLMELTNTLVKAKRSPVASTPAWDEALNIFNLMLAPVAPHIAEEIWFGRGQEGSIHTHRWPAVDVSAAVRDTVTIGVQVSGKVRGEVSISKTATQEEALGAARANADVARFIEGKQVVKEIYVPGRIINIVVKS; this is encoded by the coding sequence ATGACCCAGACCAACGACCAGTCCATGCCCATTCAGATTCAGGAGCCCCGGGCCGAGCGCTACAACCCTCACGCCATCGAGCAGAAATGGCAGGACCAGTGGGACCAGAGCGGGATCTATACCTTCCGTGAGGACGCCCCCGGCGAGAAGCACTACGCCCTGACCATGTTTCCCTACCCCAGCGGAAATTTGCACATCGGGCACTGGTACGCGAACGTGGCGCCCGACGCCCGCGCCCGCTGGATGCGCATGCGCGGCTACAACGTGCTGTTTCCCATGGGCTTCGACGCCTTCGGCCTGCCAGCCGAGAACGCCGCGATCAAAAACAACCTGGACCCGGCCAAGTGGACCTACAGCAACATCGAACACATGACCGGACAGTTCCGGCGCATGGGCACCATGATCGACTGGAGCCGCAAATTCGCCACCTGTGACCCGGAGTATTACCGCTGGAACCAGTGGTTTTTTACCGAGTTCTTCAAGCGAGGCCTGGCGTACAAGAAAGACGGCCTGGTGAACTGGTGCCCCAAGGACCAGACGGTGCTGGCCAACGAACAGGTCGTCAACGGCCACTGCGAACGCTGCGGCACGGCGGTGGAGCGGCGCAACCTGAGTCAGTGGTACCTGAAGATCACCGACTACGCCGATGAGCTGTTGGACTTCGGCAGCGCGGACATGCCCGAACGCGTGCGCCTGATGCAGACCAACTGGATCGGCAAGTCGGTGGGGGCGGAGGTGACCTTCGAGACTCCGGTGGGTCCCGAGACGGTGTTCACCACCCGCCCCGACACCCTGATGGGCGCGACCTTCCTGGTCCTGGCACCCGAGCATGCCAAGGTGCGCGAGCTGACCACCGACGAGCAGCGCGCCGAGGTGGAAGCCTATGTGGAGGCCGCCGGGCGCAAGACCGACGTGGAACGTCAGCAGGACAGCGGCGAAAAGACAGGTGTGTTCACCGGCTCGTTCGCCACGCATCCGATCACCGGGCATCAGCTGCCGATCTGGGTGGCGGATTACGTGCTGGTGACCTATGGCACCGGGTCCATCATGGCCGTGCCCGCCCACGACGAGCGTGACTTTGCCTTCGCCCGCAAATTCGGTCTGGAAATCCGTGAGGTGATCCGTGCCGAGGGCGCCGAAGCGATGGACCCACACACTGCCGAAACGAGCTACAGCGGCGAGGGCCTGATCGTCAATTCTGGCGAGTTCGACGGCATGCCCGGCGGCAAGGCCAGCATTGCAACCGTGGTGGCGAAGCTGGAAGCCCGCGGCGTGGCCAGGGCCAGGACGACCTACCGCCTGCGGGACTGGCTGGTCTCGCGCCAGCGCTACTGGGGAACCCCTATTCCTATCGTGTATTGCGCTGAGCACGGCGCGCAGCCTGTGCCCGCCGATCAGCTGCCGGTCCGCCTGCCCGACAGCGTGGAGTTCACGCCCACCGGACAGAGCCCGCTGAAGCTGAACCGCGACTGGGTGCAGACCACGTGCCCGGTCTGCGGCGGACCAGCCGAGCGAGATACCGATACCATGGACACCTTCGTGGACAGCAGCTGGTACATGTACCGCTACCTGTCACCGCACGCCGGGGACCGCCCCTTCGACCCCACGCACGCCCACTTGCTGCCGGTGGACCTGTATACCGGCGGCATTGAGCACGCCATTCTGCACCTGCTGTACAGCCGCTTCTGGACCAAGGTAATGCGCGACATGGGCCTGACCACCCAGAGCGAGCCCTTTGCCCGCCTACGCAACCAGGGCATGATCCTGGGCGAGGACAACGAGAAGATGAGCAAGTCCCGCGGCAACGTCGTGGACCCGGACGATCTGGTGCGCGAATACGGCGCCGATACAGTCCGCACATTCCTGATGTTCATTGCACCGTGGGAACTGGGCGGCCCGTGGGACTCGCAGGGCATCAACGGCCCGGCCAAGTGGCTGTCGCGCGTGTGGAACCTGTACTTCGAGGAAAAATCCAGCGGTCCTGAGGAGAACATCACCGAAGCCGACCTGCGCCACGCAGTCCACAGCGCCCTGGCCAAGGTCAACGGCGACTTTGAGCGCATGAGCTTCAACACCATCATCGCCACGCTGATGGAACTGACCAATACGCTGGTCAAGGCCAAGCGCAGCCCGGTGGCCTCTACCCCGGCGTGGGACGAGGCGCTGAATATCTTCAATCTGATGCTGGCGCCCGTTGCGCCCCATATTGCCGAGGAAATCTGGTTCGGGCGCGGTCAGGAAGGGAGTATCCACACCCACCGCTGGCCCGCCGTAGACGTGAGCGCGGCGGTACGCGACACGGTCACGATCGGGGTGCAGGTCAGCGGCAAGGTGCGCGGGGAGGTCAGCATCTCCAAGACAGCCACTCAGGAAGAGGCGCTGGGAGCCGCCAGGGCAAACGCCGACGTGGCCCGCTTTATTGAAGGCAAGCAGGTCGTCAAGGAGATTTACGTCCCTGGCCGGATCATTAATATCGTTGTCAAGTCATAA
- the hpt gene encoding hypoxanthine phosphoribosyltransferase, translating to MSLAPGNGPVQITQEQLQARIQELASRIRQDYAGREPHLICVLNGAFMFHADLVRALNMPCTIDFLQASSYGNAKQSSGEVKIVKDLQFPISDRHVILVEDIVDTGITMNYLLHYLEGRGPTSLKIAALLSKPSRRKVEIPVEYLGFTIPDAFVYGYGLDRAQFDRNLPFITSQE from the coding sequence ATGAGTCTCGCCCCCGGTAATGGCCCCGTGCAGATCACGCAGGAGCAGCTTCAGGCCCGCATTCAGGAGCTCGCGTCCAGGATCCGTCAGGATTACGCCGGGCGTGAACCTCACCTGATCTGCGTGCTCAACGGCGCGTTCATGTTTCACGCCGACCTGGTGCGTGCCCTGAACATGCCCTGCACCATCGACTTCCTGCAGGCCAGCAGCTACGGCAACGCCAAGCAGAGCAGCGGCGAGGTCAAGATCGTCAAGGACCTGCAGTTCCCGATCAGTGACCGGCACGTGATCCTGGTCGAGGACATCGTGGATACCGGCATCACCATGAACTACCTGCTGCACTACCTGGAAGGACGCGGCCCCACCAGCCTGAAGATCGCGGCGCTGCTCAGCAAGCCCAGCCGCCGCAAGGTCGAGATTCCGGTGGAGTACCTGGGCTTTACCATTCCGGACGCCTTCGTGTATGGCTACGGCCTGGACCGCGCCCAGTTCGACCGCAACCTGCCGTTTATCACCAGCCAGGAGTAA
- a CDS encoding N-formylglutamate amidohydrolase, with protein sequence MTQARDALLVLTPHPSGALPADVLHDMLGEGMFDAARREALLRAVFLDGDAYTELIYHVPGARHLQAPWSRFAADLNRDRNDEGDNGVLKRTGFDRQPLYLAGFEFGPVAREARLRRLWDPFDAQVRAELPGTRLMIVGHSMAPFGPALGPDTGTPRPALCLMPGTTSEPTFPPALWEPLRQACEQAFAEVIRGSPDPRVTIGEPWSTDTLSQTHQRHSGVPAFGIEINSGLFIQGGQPQDQTIRDLNAAFARFADAALGLL encoded by the coding sequence ATGACCCAGGCCCGTGACGCCCTACTTGTGCTGACCCCACACCCCTCAGGCGCTCTGCCGGCCGACGTGCTGCATGACATGCTGGGCGAGGGCATGTTCGACGCTGCACGGCGCGAGGCGCTACTTCGTGCGGTGTTCCTGGACGGAGACGCGTACACCGAGCTGATCTATCACGTGCCCGGCGCCCGCCACCTGCAGGCCCCCTGGAGCCGGTTCGCGGCCGATCTCAACCGCGACAGGAACGATGAGGGTGACAATGGGGTGTTGAAACGAACCGGATTTGACCGCCAGCCGCTGTATCTAGCCGGATTCGAGTTCGGACCGGTGGCACGCGAGGCCCGGCTGCGGCGGCTGTGGGACCCTTTCGATGCCCAGGTTCGCGCCGAGCTGCCCGGGACCCGGCTGATGATCGTGGGTCACAGCATGGCTCCGTTCGGCCCCGCGCTGGGCCCAGATACCGGCACGCCGCGCCCGGCCCTGTGCCTGATGCCCGGAACGACATCAGAGCCTACATTTCCACCTGCGTTGTGGGAGCCGCTGCGCCAGGCCTGCGAGCAGGCGTTCGCAGAGGTGATACGGGGCAGCCCCGATCCCCGGGTGACCATCGGCGAACCCTGGTCCACCGATACCCTCAGCCAGACCCACCAGCGTCACAGTGGCGTGCCGGCCTTTGGCATCGAGATCAATTCCGGCCTGTTCATACAGGGGGGTCAGCCGCAGGATCAGACGATTCGTGATCTCAACGCCGCCTTTGCCCGGTTTGCGGACGCCGCTCTGGGTCTGCTCTGA
- a CDS encoding polyprenyl synthetase family protein codes for MHPDLLSRVLSLLPEGGPRPELRQFSAMLRDYPQRGGKGIRSELLLASARAHGVTPGTDAWDRAQWLAAGLELFQNWVLIHDDIQDDSEQRRGQPALHRLHGVPLAINAGDALHAYMWAAVHHAGVPGAMEEFLAMIHRTAEGQHLDLSWVEHREWNLRETDYLEMVRLKTAHYTVIVPLRLGALAAGMQPAEALTHAGLALGSAFQIRDDVLNLLGDPLKYGKEIGGDLLEGKRTLIVLRWLAQAPPEQREVFLDQMRRDRAAKDPDLIRQIHRWLLDSGCVAAAQDYAAAQAQDGLSLLGSALSGAPDQAAVQQILGAMRALATRDA; via the coding sequence ATGCATCCTGATCTGCTTTCGCGTGTGCTGTCGCTGCTTCCGGAGGGAGGCCCCCGACCTGAATTGCGCCAGTTCTCCGCGATGCTCCGCGACTACCCCCAGCGCGGCGGCAAGGGCATTCGCAGTGAACTGCTGCTGGCATCAGCCCGGGCTCACGGCGTAACGCCGGGGACAGACGCCTGGGACCGGGCGCAGTGGCTGGCGGCGGGCCTGGAACTGTTCCAGAACTGGGTTCTGATTCACGACGACATTCAGGACGACAGTGAGCAACGCCGTGGTCAGCCGGCCCTGCACCGTCTTCACGGGGTGCCGCTGGCGATCAATGCCGGGGACGCGCTGCACGCCTACATGTGGGCCGCGGTCCACCATGCCGGAGTTCCAGGCGCCATGGAAGAATTCCTGGCCATGATCCACCGCACCGCCGAGGGTCAGCACCTGGACCTGAGCTGGGTCGAGCACCGGGAGTGGAACCTGCGGGAAACCGATTACCTGGAGATGGTGCGTCTCAAGACCGCCCACTACACGGTTATCGTGCCGCTGCGGCTGGGAGCGCTGGCCGCCGGAATGCAGCCCGCCGAAGCGCTGACCCACGCCGGGCTCGCGCTGGGCAGCGCCTTTCAGATCCGCGACGATGTCCTGAACCTGCTGGGCGACCCCCTCAAATACGGCAAGGAGATCGGCGGCGACCTGCTGGAGGGCAAGCGCACACTGATCGTGCTGCGCTGGCTGGCCCAGGCCCCACCGGAGCAGCGCGAGGTTTTCCTGGATCAGATGCGCCGGGACCGCGCCGCCAAGGACCCGGACCTGATCAGGCAGATTCATCGGTGGCTGCTTGACAGCGGCTGCGTGGCTGCTGCCCAGGACTATGCGGCGGCCCAGGCCCAGGACGGTCTGTCCCTGCTGGGCTCGGCCCTGTCAGGGGCCCCGGATCAGGCGGCCGTGCAACAGATCCTGGGCGCCATGCGCGCGCTGGCCACCCGGGACGCCTGA
- a CDS encoding MBL fold metallo-hydrolase, translated as MSSPPTLTFLGTADSKGVPRFWCECAVCADARAGGVNRRTRTGLLLRGAGETLLLDASPDLHAQLAGLPEAVVPDAVLISHAHNDHLLGLGDLLDYVHYAGGALPVYAPQDVFADIRSRFAYAFRRSAPVQVLPETGVQVAGMRVRAFQVPHGANGHSHAFHLQRPGWAAVIMTDAIDVSPEIAAGWLQKLDLLVLGTSFADESASPRSGRSVYDIREALELPWARAAGRVVLTHLSHGVDARELSLPDGWSLAYDHLRVALW; from the coding sequence GTGAGTTCCCCGCCCACCCTGACCTTTCTGGGCACCGCCGACAGCAAAGGGGTGCCGCGCTTCTGGTGTGAGTGTGCAGTCTGCGCCGATGCCCGTGCCGGTGGCGTCAACCGCCGCACCCGCACCGGTCTGCTGCTGCGCGGTGCGGGGGAGACGCTGCTGCTTGACGCCAGCCCGGACCTTCATGCCCAGCTCGCGGGCCTTCCTGAGGCGGTGGTGCCGGACGCTGTACTGATCAGTCACGCGCACAATGACCACCTGCTGGGGCTGGGTGACCTGCTGGATTACGTGCATTACGCCGGTGGAGCCTTGCCGGTGTACGCGCCGCAGGACGTTTTTGCCGATATCCGTTCCCGCTTTGCCTACGCCTTTCGCAGGTCGGCCCCGGTGCAGGTGCTACCCGAAACCGGGGTCCAGGTGGCCGGTATGAGAGTACGGGCCTTCCAGGTGCCGCACGGAGCCAATGGCCACAGCCACGCTTTTCACCTGCAGCGCCCGGGCTGGGCAGCCGTGATCATGACCGACGCGATTGATGTGTCTCCCGAGATCGCCGCCGGATGGCTGCAGAAGCTGGACCTGCTGGTCCTGGGCACCTCCTTTGCTGACGAGTCGGCTTCACCCCGCAGCGGACGCAGCGTGTACGACATCCGGGAAGCGTTGGAGTTGCCCTGGGCGCGCGCCGCGGGACGGGTAGTGCTGACCCACCTGTCGCATGGGGTAGACGCGCGGGAACTCAGCCTGCCAGACGGCTGGTCCCTGGCGTATGACCATCTGAGGGTCGCGCTGTGGTGA